The DNA window CTTTCGAAGTGATATCTTCTATCCACGCGATGCCGTTTCGTGCAGAACTCTCCTCAATCTCCCCCACGACAGGAAGATTGTCCTGACCGTGGGGTATTTTGACCCGATAAAGGGTCATACCTATTTGATCGAAGCCGCCCGAGAGATTATTTCAAAGCGAAAGGACGTTCTCTTCGTAATTGTCGGTCTCGGAAAGCTCCAGACGACCCTTGAGGATCAGATTCGATCCCTTGGGCTTGAAGATCACTTCCTGTTTGCAGGGGGCAAGCCTCACAGCGAGATTCCCCTCTGGATGAACGCATCCGATATCTTTGTCCTGCCGAGCCTCAATGAAGGCAATCCTACTGTCATGTTTGAGGCTCTCGGTTGTGGGTTACCGTTTGTGGGGACGAGGGTCGGCGGGGTGCCGGAGATCATCACATCTGAGACCTGTGGTCTGCTGGTTGAGCCTGCCGACCCGAAGGGTCTGGCGGAGAAGATTCTGCTGGCGTTGGAGAAGGAATGGGACCGGGAGGCGATCCTCGCCTATGCTGATCAGTTTGCCTGGGAGAGTATTGCAGAGCGGATCATCGGTGTATACAACCAGGTCCTGGAATGAACCGGTAACATCATCCTGGCTACTTCAGGTGTGGGAGAGGGACTTGGACCTGAGAAGGTCTTAATAGATTGAGATCCTCAAGGTCCTCAGGGTGGTTTTGAATGGGGCATGTATTCAGTACGACCTGTGTCCTGGTGCTGGTGTGCTGCGGCGTTCTGGTCGCGGCGGTATCTGGGGAGTATGTGTACTCGGCTCAGTGGGGTAGTTCCGGTGCCGGGATCGGGCAGTTTGATCATCCTGGTGGCGTTGCCGTCGACAGTGCCGGCAATGTCTACGTGGCGGACACTGAGAACGATCGGATCCAGAAGTTCACCTCCTCAGGCACGTTCGTAACAGTGTGGGGGAGTTCTGGCACCGGGATCGGACAGTTCGCCCATCCGGACGGAGTCGCCGTCGATGGTGCCGGCGCTGTCTACGTGGCGGACACTGAGAACGATCGGATCCAGAAGTTCACCTCCTCTGGTTCCTTCCTTGGAGGATGGGGTAGTTCCGGCTCGGGGGCTGGGCAGTTCAACGCTCCGACCAGCCTCGCTGTCGATGGTGTGGGAAGTATCTATGTTGTCGATTCGTGGAACGATCGGGTCCAGAAGTTCACCTCTTCCGGTTCCTTTCTCGCAGCGTGGGGGAGTCACGGGTCCGGGGTTGGAGAATTCGACGAGCCCTTTGGCATCGCGGTCGATGGAACCGGCAATGTCTACGTAGCCGATACGTATAACAACCGGGTTCAGAAATTCACGTCCGCTGGCCTCTTCGTCTCCACCTGGGGCACCTCCGGCACCGGGACCGGACAGTTCAACTGGCCCTGGGGTGTCGCTGTTGACAGTGCCGGCGCCGTCTATGTGACTGATGTGTGGAATAACCGGATCCAGAAGTTCACGTCTGCCGGTCTCTTTGTCTCCACCTGGGGCACCTCCGGCACCGGGCCCGGACAGTTCACCTGGCCGTATGGCATCACGATCGATGGGGTCGGCCAG is part of the Methanosphaerula palustris E1-9c genome and encodes:
- a CDS encoding dockerin type I domain-containing protein, producing the protein MGHVFSTTCVLVLVCCGVLVAAVSGEYVYSAQWGSSGAGIGQFDHPGGVAVDSAGNVYVADTENDRIQKFTSSGTFVTVWGSSGTGIGQFAHPDGVAVDGAGAVYVADTENDRIQKFTSSGSFLGGWGSSGSGAGQFNAPTSLAVDGVGSIYVVDSWNDRVQKFTSSGSFLAAWGSHGSGVGEFDEPFGIAVDGTGNVYVADTYNNRVQKFTSAGLFVSTWGTSGTGTGQFNWPWGVAVDSAGAVYVTDVWNNRIQKFTSAGLFVSTWGTSGTGPGQFTWPYGITIDGVGQVYVTDEWNNRIEVFVSSGEPTPTPVLVTVIPGGVGVPTSPDNDGLFWDLNGDQRVDFNDVVLYFNQMDWVADNEPIKAFDFNKNGVINFDDIVLLFNRL